The Mucilaginibacter yixingensis genome window below encodes:
- a CDS encoding FAD-binding and (Fe-S)-binding domain-containing protein, with the protein MKNIDQLLGAILPADSIKTRLIDRLAAAADASFYQLIPQAVVLPATEDEVRQLFHFSAQHRMPLVFRAGGTSLSGQAITDGLLVDVSRYWRSVRIEDGGKRVRVQPGVTGGLVNKVLKPHGRKIGPDPASIDAAMMGGILSNNASGMCCGVRDNAYHTMASIKFMLPTGQSFNTALPEDHERFRRECGALYHQLLLWRDQIAADTELQNRIRRKYRLKNTVGYALNAFIDHQEPLDILAHLMIGAEGTLGFIAEAVLNTIPDQPHKATGVCFFRDIEHACSAIVPLTNAGAAAIELMDRPALRSVEHQAGVPPQIATLPDGAAALLVEFQQDTPESLKALVEKFEELLPQLDLLHPANLTTDAYEIAALWKIRKGMFPSVGAVRKSGTSVILEDIAFPPERLGPAITDLQRLLANHGYTNAIIFGHAREGNIHFVVTQTLDTPSEVARYKAMMDEVVALVLERYDGSLKAEHGTGRNMAPFVEAEWGTEAYRIMASLKELADPDGLLNPGVIINPDPEAHLHNLKRLDPIEPEADRCIECGFCEHRCPSRDLTLTPRQRIVIRRALSRYEREGDRKAYDELTQQYQYDGLDTCAVDGMCATTCPVDINTGDLVKRLRARKNSRFSQWVALRAAKQFKVTTALVRTGVTSGHLAGKILGGKNLESMTSSLHKLWSAIPVWNRRLTPASGNIKLVAQPVNMRGEVIFFPSCIGRVMGTPGEDLSATFVRLSEKAGYQVLIPNQHDSLCCGQAFGSKGYPEASAYKANQAISKLYEISKNGEVPVVLDVSSCTYTLRHCRATLNDENRERYDKLVFLDSTEYLQRYILPHGGPIKKAERVVLHPVCASVKMGQDGLLAKVAAQLADEVIVPPNSGCCGMAGDRGFLFPELTHSATTKEAADVPQGCSGYYSTSRPCELALSDATGQDYQSILFLAEKCLGTKG; encoded by the coding sequence ATGAAGAATATTGACCAGCTCCTTGGGGCCATTTTGCCCGCCGATAGTATCAAAACCCGACTGATAGACCGCTTAGCCGCCGCAGCCGATGCCAGCTTTTACCAACTCATTCCCCAGGCGGTAGTATTGCCGGCTACTGAGGATGAGGTGCGCCAGCTGTTCCATTTTTCGGCGCAACACCGCATGCCTTTGGTGTTCAGGGCGGGTGGCACCAGTTTGTCGGGGCAGGCTATTACCGATGGCCTGCTGGTTGATGTGAGCCGGTACTGGCGCAGCGTGCGGATTGAAGACGGCGGCAAGCGTGTGCGCGTACAACCTGGCGTAACAGGGGGCCTGGTAAACAAGGTGCTAAAACCCCACGGGCGCAAGATTGGACCAGACCCTGCAAGTATAGACGCGGCCATGATGGGCGGCATTCTCTCCAACAACGCCAGCGGCATGTGTTGTGGTGTGCGCGATAACGCCTACCATACCATGGCTTCTATCAAGTTTATGCTGCCTACCGGGCAATCATTTAACACGGCGCTGCCTGAGGACCACGAACGCTTTCGCCGTGAGTGCGGGGCGCTTTACCACCAGCTGCTATTATGGCGCGATCAGATTGCTGCCGATACGGAGCTGCAAAACCGCATTCGCCGTAAATACCGTTTAAAAAACACGGTGGGCTATGCCCTCAACGCATTTATAGATCACCAGGAACCACTGGATATCCTGGCGCATTTAATGATTGGTGCCGAAGGTACACTGGGCTTTATTGCCGAAGCCGTGCTCAACACCATTCCAGATCAGCCGCATAAAGCCACGGGCGTTTGTTTCTTCCGCGATATTGAACACGCTTGTAGTGCTATTGTTCCGCTGACTAACGCCGGGGCTGCCGCCATTGAACTGATGGACCGCCCTGCCCTGCGTTCGGTAGAACATCAGGCCGGTGTGCCACCGCAAATAGCTACCCTGCCTGATGGCGCGGCTGCCCTGCTGGTAGAGTTTCAGCAGGATACACCTGAAAGTCTTAAAGCACTGGTTGAAAAGTTTGAAGAACTGTTGCCACAACTCGACCTGCTTCATCCAGCCAACCTTACTACCGATGCCTACGAAATTGCCGCGCTGTGGAAAATCCGCAAAGGCATGTTCCCTTCGGTTGGTGCGGTGCGCAAAAGCGGCACGAGTGTGATACTGGAAGATATTGCTTTCCCGCCCGAGCGCTTAGGTCCGGCTATTACAGACCTGCAGCGCCTACTGGCTAATCACGGTTATACCAATGCCATTATCTTCGGTCATGCCCGCGAGGGGAATATTCACTTTGTGGTTACACAAACACTGGATACCCCATCTGAAGTTGCCCGCTACAAAGCGATGATGGATGAAGTGGTTGCCCTGGTACTGGAGCGCTATGATGGTTCTTTAAAGGCCGAGCATGGCACCGGCCGCAACATGGCGCCATTTGTGGAGGCCGAGTGGGGCACCGAGGCTTACCGCATTATGGCATCGCTCAAAGAGCTGGCCGACCCGGACGGCTTGCTGAACCCGGGCGTAATCATCAACCCAGATCCAGAAGCTCACCTGCACAACCTGAAACGCCTTGACCCGATAGAGCCCGAAGCCGACCGCTGTATTGAATGTGGCTTTTGCGAACACCGTTGCCCTAGTCGCGATTTAACGCTTACCCCGCGCCAGCGCATTGTGATCCGCCGGGCGCTGAGCCGTTATGAACGGGAGGGCGATCGCAAAGCTTATGATGAGCTGACGCAACAATATCAGTATGACGGCCTGGATACCTGTGCGGTAGACGGCATGTGCGCCACCACCTGCCCGGTTGATATCAATACCGGCGATTTGGTAAAACGTCTGCGTGCCCGCAAGAACAGTCGTTTCTCGCAATGGGTGGCTTTGCGTGCGGCCAAACAATTTAAAGTAACAACAGCGCTGGTGCGTACGGGGGTAACCTCAGGGCATCTGGCTGGTAAAATATTGGGCGGTAAAAATCTGGAGAGCATGACCAGCAGCCTGCATAAACTATGGTCGGCCATACCGGTGTGGAACCGTCGGTTAACGCCGGCATCCGGCAATATCAAATTGGTGGCGCAACCTGTAAACATGCGTGGTGAGGTGATCTTCTTTCCATCATGTATCGGTCGGGTAATGGGTACACCGGGCGAAGACCTGTCGGCAACTTTTGTCCGGCTATCAGAAAAAGCCGGTTATCAAGTATTAATCCCCAATCAGCATGATTCACTTTGCTGCGGGCAGGCATTCGGCTCTAAAGGTTACCCGGAAGCCTCGGCCTATAAAGCAAATCAAGCCATCAGTAAATTATATGAGATCAGCAAAAACGGCGAAGTACCCGTTGTGCTTGATGTAAGCTCATGCACCTACACCCTGCGCCACTGCCGCGCTACACTTAATGACGAGAACCGCGAGCGCTATGACAAACTGGTTTTTCTGGATAGCACCGAGTACCTGCAACGCTATATTTTACCACATGGCGGCCCCATTAAAAAAGCCGAGCGCGTGGTACTGCACCCGGTTTGTGCATCAGTAAAAATGGGACAGGATGGTTTACTGGCCAAAGTGGCCGCCCAACTGGCCGATGAAGTCATCGTACCGCCAAACTCTGGTTGCTGCGGCATGGCTGGCGATCGTGGCTTTTTGTTCCCTGAACTGACGCACAGCGCCACTACTAAAGAGGCTGCCGATGTACCTCAGGGCTGTAGCGGTTATTACTCCACTTCCAGACCATGCGAGTTGGCGTTATCAGACGCTACCGGGCAGGATTATCAGTCTATTTTGTTTTTGGCAGAGAAGTGTTTGGGTACGAAGGGATAG
- a CDS encoding dihydrofolate reductase family protein, protein MRKIIVLSFLTLDGVMQAPGGPEEDPSNGFQYGGWTAPYGDDISGQVMQKQMEPADLLLGRKTFDIFAGYWPQHADYWPGVNEVTKYVLSNTINQSDWQNCVFLNTVEDIRQLKNTEGRNLKIWGSSQLVQLLLKHNLVDEFWLNIHPVLLGKGKKLFADGAAPSAFKLIESHVTPGGLIMANYQRAGEVKTGTVGP, encoded by the coding sequence ATGAGAAAAATAATCGTTCTATCATTCCTCACCTTAGATGGTGTAATGCAGGCACCGGGCGGCCCGGAAGAAGATCCGTCAAACGGCTTTCAATATGGCGGCTGGACAGCGCCCTACGGCGACGACATCTCCGGCCAGGTGATGCAAAAACAAATGGAACCGGCAGACCTGCTGCTGGGCAGAAAAACCTTCGACATTTTTGCCGGCTACTGGCCACAGCACGCCGATTACTGGCCCGGCGTTAATGAGGTAACTAAATACGTACTATCCAACACCATAAATCAGTCCGACTGGCAAAACTGTGTTTTTCTGAACACGGTGGAGGACATCCGGCAACTAAAAAATACCGAAGGGCGCAACCTCAAGATCTGGGGTAGCAGCCAACTGGTACAACTGTTGTTAAAACATAATCTGGTAGACGAGTTCTGGCTCAATATACATCCCGTATTATTAGGCAAAGGCAAAAAACTATTTGCCGATGGTGCCGCCCCTTCGGCATTTAAGTTAATAGAAAGCCATGTTACACCAGGCGGTTTGATTATGGCTAATTATCAGCGGGCAGGAGAAGTGAAGACGGGGACGGTGGGCCCATAA
- a CDS encoding TolC family protein → MGVGGFAYAQAPNTDTLKLTLPQTEDRFLKNNLSLIIQRYQVDQAQAGVITARLFDNPEFSIANVLYNPETKKVFDMSHDGGEYSAQLSQLFLTAGKRNKNIKLAQISAQQAQYQFYDLMRTLRFTLHTDFYKIYFLEQSAKVYQQEISSLSTTLNAFKEQYQKGNIALKEVLRIQSQLYSLQSEQNDLRDEIEDTQAEFKLLLRAPANSYVEPQTDFNLDGKNPVADMPYQRLLDSAYNNRADLKVAHSAVDYSNINLQLQKAMAVPDVSVQLAYDKQGSYIRNYNSAGLAFSLPFFNRNQGAIKQAKIAIDESKAQLQSQQDQVESDVAGSYKSALRLENLYNGFDPKFKDDFNHLITEVMKNYQKHNISLLEFLDFYDSYKTNTLQFNTLQLNRINSLEQLNYVTGTPIFKQ, encoded by the coding sequence ATGGGTGTTGGGGGATTTGCGTATGCACAGGCCCCCAATACCGATACCCTGAAATTGACATTACCTCAAACAGAAGATCGCTTTCTGAAGAACAACCTAAGCTTAATCATTCAGCGCTATCAAGTAGATCAGGCGCAGGCCGGCGTGATAACCGCCAGGCTGTTTGACAACCCAGAGTTCAGCATTGCCAACGTGCTCTATAACCCTGAAACCAAAAAGGTTTTTGATATGAGTCATGATGGCGGCGAGTATTCTGCGCAATTATCACAACTGTTTTTAACCGCCGGTAAGCGCAATAAAAACATCAAGCTGGCACAGATCAGCGCGCAGCAAGCACAGTATCAGTTTTATGATCTGATGCGCACACTGCGTTTTACGCTGCATACTGATTTTTATAAGATCTATTTCTTAGAACAATCGGCCAAAGTATATCAGCAGGAAATCAGCTCACTCAGCACCACGCTTAATGCTTTTAAAGAGCAATACCAGAAAGGTAATATCGCGCTCAAAGAAGTACTGCGCATCCAATCGCAGCTGTACTCTTTACAATCAGAACAAAACGATCTGCGCGACGAGATTGAGGATACACAGGCAGAGTTTAAACTACTGCTACGTGCTCCTGCTAACAGCTATGTGGAGCCACAAACCGATTTTAACCTTGATGGTAAAAACCCGGTAGCCGATATGCCTTATCAGCGCCTGCTAGACTCGGCTTATAACAACCGTGCGGACTTGAAAGTAGCCCACTCGGCGGTTGATTACAGCAATATTAACCTGCAACTGCAAAAGGCTATGGCCGTGCCGGATGTTTCGGTACAGCTGGCTTATGATAAACAGGGCAGCTACATCCGCAACTATAACAGCGCCGGACTGGCTTTCTCATTGCCATTTTTTAACCGCAACCAGGGCGCCATTAAGCAAGCTAAAATAGCTATTGATGAGAGCAAGGCCCAGCTGCAAAGTCAGCAAGATCAGGTAGAGAGCGATGTAGCCGGCAGCTACAAAAGCGCCCTGCGACTGGAAAACCTGTACAATGGTTTCGACCCTAAGTTTAAGGATGATTTTAACCACCTGATTACCGAGGTGATGAAGAATTACCAGAAGCACAACATCAGCCTGTTGGAGTTCCTTGATTTTTATGACTCGTACAAAACCAACACACTGCAATTTAATACCCTGCAACTTAACCGCATCAACTCGTTGGAGCAGTTGAACTACGTAACCGGTACACCAATTTTTAAACAATAA
- a CDS encoding cell wall metabolism sensor histidine kinase WalK, giving the protein MKIKNRLAIYFTLLSSALLLVVMVLMYFAFSYFFRTDFYEHLHDRAKVAAQLYLEADEISSDSLNHVRERMLEKLPNEVIRIYSDDNRASFIKDESQYWDSKVINHVRRNHDLSFNEGNRQTVGLFYPDNQGNFVILTSAVDTQGHARLVDIIQVMAVVFVLINSVLFFIGRWFAQEALLPIVRLADEMKRISASQLNFRADEGNGKDEISSLAQSFNRLLEHLQNSFELQQTFVANASHELRTPLTSITGEIEVALHKKRSTEDYEALLSSILADAGRLTETVTGLMELAQTDMEYTQARTEPIRVDDLLWELQGHWSHKPLKVDMALLPDDEQALVINANASLLKIAFNNIIGNAFKFSEGKPVSCTLRADDKQMVIAIKDQGIGIPEDELVKISTPFYRGTNGRSLPGNGVGLYVTFKIFQLFNGRVDVESTVNKGTIFFITFTPQF; this is encoded by the coding sequence ATGAAGATAAAAAACCGGCTGGCCATTTATTTCACCCTGCTTAGCTCAGCGCTGCTGCTGGTGGTAATGGTGCTGATGTATTTTGCCTTCTCCTACTTTTTCCGTACCGACTTTTACGAGCACCTGCACGACAGGGCCAAGGTAGCCGCCCAGCTTTACCTGGAAGCAGATGAGATTTCTTCAGACTCATTAAATCATGTGCGTGAGCGGATGCTGGAAAAACTGCCCAACGAGGTGATCCGCATTTATAGTGATGACAACCGTGCATCTTTCATCAAAGACGAATCGCAATACTGGGATAGCAAGGTTATTAACCACGTGCGCCGTAATCACGATCTGAGTTTTAACGAGGGTAACCGGCAAACGGTGGGCCTTTTTTACCCCGATAACCAGGGCAACTTTGTGATCCTGACATCTGCTGTAGACACGCAGGGGCATGCACGCCTGGTTGATATTATTCAGGTAATGGCGGTGGTTTTTGTGCTGATAAACAGTGTATTGTTTTTTATAGGCCGATGGTTTGCGCAGGAGGCTTTGCTGCCCATTGTGCGCTTGGCTGATGAAATGAAACGAATCTCGGCCAGCCAACTGAATTTCAGGGCCGATGAAGGAAATGGTAAAGACGAGATCAGCAGTTTGGCACAAAGTTTTAACCGCCTGCTGGAGCATCTGCAAAACTCTTTCGAGCTGCAGCAAACCTTTGTAGCCAATGCCTCGCATGAGTTACGTACACCCCTTACCAGCATTACCGGCGAGATTGAAGTAGCCCTGCACAAAAAACGTAGTACCGAAGACTATGAAGCCTTGCTGAGTTCTATCCTTGCAGATGCCGGTCGCCTCACCGAAACCGTTACCGGACTGATGGAGTTGGCACAGACCGATATGGAATACACCCAGGCCCGTACCGAGCCGATAAGGGTAGATGATTTGTTGTGGGAGCTGCAGGGGCACTGGTCGCACAAGCCATTAAAGGTTGATATGGCCTTGTTGCCTGATGATGAGCAAGCCTTGGTAATTAATGCTAATGCCAGCTTGTTAAAAATTGCTTTTAACAATATCATTGGCAATGCCTTTAAATTCTCTGAAGGTAAACCAGTGAGTTGTACTTTGCGGGCTGACGATAAACAGATGGTTATCGCCATAAAAGATCAGGGGATTGGTATACCTGAAGATGAATTGGTTAAAATATCAACGCCTTTCTATCGCGGCACCAATGGGCGCAGCCTGCCGGGTAACGGGGTTGGCTTGTATGTCACGTTCAAAATTTTCCAGTTATTTAATGGCCGGGTTGATGTGGAATCAACCGTCAACAAGGGTACTATCTTCTTTATTACGTTCACGCCGCAATTCTAA
- a CDS encoding efflux RND transporter permease subunit has product MNKFIKGVLSFALKNRVFIFFITLLMAVAGYISFKNIPIDAFPDVTNTSVTIITQWPGRSAEEVEKFVTRPIELAMNPAEKKVSVRSSSLFGLSVVKITFDDDVDYAFARLQINNHIDEANLPDGVTPEIEPPYGPTGEIYRFTLTSNRRSVRELKTIEDWVVDREIKAVPGIADVNSFGGEVKTYQITINPEKAVQYNITPLQLYDAVSKSNVNVGGDVIQQSGQAYVVRGIGLLNNINEIKNIVVNNVKGTPVYVKTIAEVTESALPRLGQVGRDMDPDVVEGIVVMRKGENPSVVIAALKEKIAALNNSILPEDVKIKTFYDREDLVNFATHTVLHNMTEGIIFVTVIVLLFMADWRTTVIVAVIIPLALLFAFMCLKLKGMSANLLSMGAIDFGIIIDGAVVMVEGIFVLLDHKAKEMGMERFNKLSKLGLIRQACQVNGKGIFFAKAIIITGLLPIFSFQKVEGKMFSPLAWTLSFALLGALLLTFTLVPALSSVLLKKNVRERHNVFVEFVSKHAMRFYNVCFKGRKIAFTVALISLIVSLGCFSLLGSEFLPELNEGSIYVRATGPLSTSLDESVKLANEMRKIFLSFDEVKQVISQTGRPNDGTDATGFYNIEFHVDIYPQDEWKRKETKEELIQRMQEKLKFYPGIDLNFSQPISDNVEEAVSGVKGSIVVKMFGDDYKYIESREDQIYAILKGVRGIEDLGILRDMGQPELQIDLNQDKMAQYGVTAADANAVIETAIGGRAATQIYEGEKKFDLRIRYPEDFRNNQESIGDLRVPTLAGGSVPLREISSIRKTTGVSMIYRDKNSRYGAIKFSIRGRDMGSTIAEAQAKVNAKIKLPKDYHLEWAGDFENQQRATQRLSQAVPVSLLIIFFILFILFGNFRDSLLVLNNVPFAIMGGILALLITGVNFNISAGIGFIALFGICVQNGVILISKFKSNIRDLKHDIYQSFPDALRAGVADRMRPVIMTAMMAAIGLLPAALSHGIGSEASKPLAIVVIGGLITNTIFNLFVFPIVFYWSYKKKVNSGHVMIKG; this is encoded by the coding sequence ATGAACAAGTTTATAAAAGGAGTGCTCTCTTTTGCGCTCAAAAACCGGGTGTTTATCTTTTTTATCACCCTGCTGATGGCCGTTGCCGGTTATATCAGCTTCAAAAATATTCCGATTGATGCATTTCCGGATGTAACCAATACTTCGGTTACCATCATTACCCAATGGCCGGGCCGCTCTGCCGAGGAGGTGGAGAAATTTGTGACCCGCCCAATTGAGCTGGCCATGAACCCGGCAGAGAAAAAGGTGAGCGTACGTTCATCATCGCTGTTCGGTTTGTCGGTAGTAAAGATCACTTTTGATGATGATGTTGATTATGCCTTTGCGCGCTTACAGATAAACAACCACATTGACGAGGCTAACCTGCCTGACGGTGTAACGCCAGAGATTGAGCCGCCTTACGGCCCAACCGGTGAGATCTATCGTTTTACGCTGACCAGCAACCGCCGCTCTGTACGTGAGCTGAAAACCATTGAAGATTGGGTGGTTGACCGCGAAATTAAAGCCGTACCTGGTATTGCCGACGTAAACAGCTTTGGTGGTGAGGTAAAAACCTATCAGATCACCATCAACCCAGAGAAAGCTGTACAGTATAACATTACCCCGCTGCAGCTTTATGATGCGGTTTCAAAAAGCAACGTAAACGTAGGCGGCGATGTGATTCAGCAAAGCGGACAGGCCTATGTGGTGCGTGGCATCGGTTTGTTGAATAATATCAACGAGATCAAAAACATTGTGGTAAATAACGTAAAAGGCACGCCTGTTTACGTGAAAACCATTGCTGAGGTAACCGAGTCTGCCCTGCCTCGTTTGGGTCAGGTGGGTCGTGATATGGATCCTGATGTGGTTGAAGGCATTGTGGTAATGCGCAAAGGAGAGAACCCAAGCGTAGTTATTGCTGCCCTGAAAGAAAAGATTGCCGCGCTGAACAACAGCATTTTACCAGAGGACGTAAAGATCAAAACTTTTTATGACCGTGAAGACCTGGTAAACTTTGCCACCCACACGGTACTGCATAACATGACCGAGGGTATCATCTTTGTAACGGTCATCGTACTGCTCTTTATGGCCGACTGGCGCACTACCGTTATTGTGGCGGTCATCATTCCGCTGGCGCTGCTGTTTGCCTTTATGTGTTTGAAGCTGAAGGGTATGTCGGCCAACCTGCTTTCTATGGGTGCCATTGACTTTGGTATTATTATAGACGGCGCGGTGGTGATGGTTGAGGGCATCTTCGTACTGCTTGATCATAAGGCCAAAGAGATGGGTATGGAGCGCTTCAACAAGCTAAGCAAGCTGGGCCTTATCCGTCAGGCTTGCCAGGTAAATGGTAAGGGTATCTTTTTTGCCAAAGCCATTATTATTACCGGTTTGCTGCCCATCTTCAGTTTCCAGAAGGTAGAAGGTAAAATGTTCTCGCCACTGGCCTGGACACTGAGCTTTGCCCTGCTGGGTGCCTTGCTGCTCACCTTTACGCTGGTGCCTGCTCTGTCGAGCGTGTTGCTGAAAAAGAACGTGCGCGAGCGTCATAACGTGTTTGTGGAGTTTGTAAGCAAGCACGCCATGCGTTTCTACAACGTTTGTTTTAAGGGACGTAAAATTGCATTTACCGTGGCACTTATTTCATTGATCGTCAGCCTGGGCTGCTTTAGCTTGCTGGGATCGGAGTTTTTGCCTGAGCTGAACGAGGGTTCTATCTACGTGCGTGCTACCGGTCCGCTGAGTACATCGCTTGATGAATCGGTGAAACTGGCTAATGAGATGCGCAAGATCTTCCTGAGTTTTGACGAGGTGAAGCAAGTGATCTCGCAGACCGGCCGCCCAAATGATGGCACCGATGCTACCGGTTTCTACAATATTGAGTTTCACGTAGATATTTATCCGCAGGATGAGTGGAAACGTAAAGAAACCAAAGAAGAACTGATCCAGCGGATGCAGGAGAAACTGAAGTTTTATCCTGGTATCGACCTTAACTTTTCGCAGCCAATTTCTGATAACGTGGAGGAAGCCGTATCCGGCGTAAAAGGCTCTATCGTTGTAAAGATGTTTGGCGACGATTATAAATACATTGAGAGCCGCGAGGATCAGATCTACGCCATATTAAAAGGTGTGCGCGGTATTGAAGATTTGGGTATCCTGCGTGATATGGGTCAGCCCGAGTTACAGATTGACCTGAATCAGGACAAGATGGCTCAATACGGTGTAACCGCTGCCGATGCCAACGCGGTGATTGAAACAGCTATTGGTGGCAGAGCAGCAACGCAGATTTACGAAGGCGAGAAGAAGTTTGATCTGCGGATCCGTTATCCGGAAGATTTCCGTAACAACCAGGAATCTATTGGTGACTTGCGTGTACCAACCCTGGCCGGTGGCAGTGTGCCGCTGCGCGAAATCTCGAGCATCCGCAAAACAACGGGTGTGAGCATGATCTATCGCGATAAAAACAGTCGTTACGGCGCTATCAAGTTCTCTATCCGCGGCCGTGATATGGGTAGCACCATTGCCGAAGCACAGGCCAAGGTAAATGCCAAGATCAAACTGCCAAAAGATTACCACCTGGAGTGGGCGGGCGATTTTGAGAACCAGCAACGTGCAACCCAGCGTCTGTCGCAAGCGGTGCCGGTAAGTTTGCTGATCATCTTCTTCATCCTGTTCATCCTGTTCGGTAACTTCCGCGACTCGTTGCTGGTGTTGAACAACGTACCGTTTGCCATTATGGGTGGTATTTTAGCGCTGCTGATAACGGGCGTTAACTTTAACATCTCGGCAGGTATCGGCTTCATCGCCCTGTTTGGTATCTGCGTGCAGAACGGTGTGATACTGATCTCCAAGTTCAAATCAAACATCCGCGATCTGAAGCACGATATCTATCAGTCATTCCCTGACGCGCTGCGTGCAGGTGTGGCCGACAGGATGCGCCCGGTAATTATGACCGCCATGATGGCTGCCATTGGTTTGTTGCCGGCAGCACTGTCACACGGTATCGGTTCAGAAGCATCAAAACCACTGGCCATTGTGGTAATTGGCGGTTTAATCACCAATACCATTTTCAATCTCTTTGTGTTCCCGATAGTGTTCTACTGGAGCTACAAAAAGAAAGTAAACAGCGGTCACGTAATGATCAAAGGATAA
- a CDS encoding efflux RND transporter periplasmic adaptor subunit, with the protein MIYSLAATFAAGLAACTHHDQAESRDEHFQVTDSLLHSLLVDTVKAADAQSVITLTGSVAPDETKMVKIYPMVSGVAQSIKVQTGDRVSKGQILATLKSAEIAGYTRDLVASQADARSAKRVLESTQDLYKSGLASEKDLEQAKADYQKAVAESSRAGSVLSINKTNGKGYEITSPLNGYIIEKNVTDDMQVRADNTQNLFSIADLSSVYVMVNMYESDIAGVKVGDPVTITTLAYPDKVFTGKIDKLIDMLDPDSKVMRARVKIDNPGNLLTPGMFANIKVQAKSGPNLPAINVNSIVFDNDKNYVVVIDGPAKVHIQPIEIAKKVEDVAYISKGLQPGQRVVASRQVYLYESLKD; encoded by the coding sequence ATGATATACAGCCTGGCCGCCACTTTTGCAGCCGGGTTGGCGGCTTGCACCCATCATGACCAGGCCGAAAGCCGCGATGAGCATTTCCAGGTGACCGACAGCCTGCTGCACAGCTTACTGGTTGATACCGTTAAAGCTGCCGATGCACAGTCGGTTATTACGCTTACCGGTAGCGTGGCGCCAGATGAAACCAAGATGGTAAAGATTTACCCGATGGTGAGCGGCGTAGCGCAGTCTATCAAGGTGCAAACCGGCGATCGCGTTAGTAAAGGTCAGATACTGGCTACGCTAAAGAGTGCCGAGATTGCCGGTTATACCCGCGATCTGGTGGCCTCGCAAGCTGATGCTCGCAGCGCCAAACGTGTGCTGGAATCAACCCAGGATTTGTATAAGAGCGGACTGGCATCAGAGAAAGATCTGGAGCAAGCTAAAGCTGATTATCAGAAAGCAGTGGCCGAGAGCAGTCGTGCCGGTTCGGTATTGTCCATCAACAAAACCAATGGCAAGGGGTATGAAATCACCTCGCCGCTTAACGGTTATATCATTGAGAAAAACGTGACCGACGATATGCAGGTACGTGCAGATAACACGCAGAACCTGTTTTCCATTGCCGATCTGTCATCGGTTTATGTGATGGTGAACATGTATGAGTCTGACATTGCCGGTGTAAAAGTTGGCGACCCGGTTACCATTACTACCCTGGCTTATCCTGACAAAGTATTTACCGGTAAAATTGATAAGCTGATTGATATGTTAGACCCGGACAGCAAGGTGATGCGTGCTCGTGTGAAGATTGATAATCCGGGCAATCTGCTCACGCCGGGTATGTTTGCCAACATTAAGGTTCAGGCAAAATCTGGCCCTAATCTGCCTGCCATCAACGTAAATTCTATTGTGTTTGATAATGATAAAAACTACGTGGTAGTTATTGACGGGCCGGCCAAGGTACATATTCAGCCTATTGAAATTGCAAAGAAGGTGGAGGATGTGGCCTACATCAGCAAAGGTTTGCAGCCGGGACAGCGTGTGGTGGCTTCGCGCCAGGTATACCTGTATGAATCATTAAAAGACTAA
- a CDS encoding response regulator transcription factor, which yields MTHVCLVEDEEKVAAFIVKGLKDYGFNVTHVGDGQSAVGLLAVQAFDLIILDVMLPDMNGIDLCRQIRQRDADVPILMLTALGRVEDKVSGLEAGADDYLPKPFHFSELVARLNAMLRRNRRDNASQNTNADDQQGTLTFADLKLNTWTKTAERAGVEIGLTSKEYQLLEMFMHNPNRTLSRDDIAEKVWGIQFDTGTNFIDVYVNYLRKKIEKGFDSKLIHTVIGMGYILKEEKRA from the coding sequence ATGACGCACGTTTGCCTGGTTGAAGACGAAGAAAAGGTGGCCGCTTTTATTGTAAAGGGACTGAAAGACTACGGCTTTAACGTTACCCACGTGGGCGACGGGCAATCGGCCGTAGGTTTGCTGGCCGTGCAGGCGTTTGATCTGATTATTCTGGACGTGATGCTGCCCGATATGAACGGCATTGACTTGTGCCGGCAGATCAGGCAGCGAGATGCGGACGTACCTATTCTGATGCTAACGGCACTCGGGCGGGTAGAAGACAAGGTATCGGGCTTAGAGGCCGGTGCTGATGATTATCTGCCTAAGCCGTTCCATTTTAGTGAACTGGTGGCGCGGTTGAATGCCATGCTACGGCGCAACCGTCGGGATAATGCGTCGCAAAATACCAATGCTGATGACCAGCAAGGCACCCTAACCTTTGCTGATTTAAAGCTGAACACCTGGACCAAAACCGCCGAAAGGGCAGGGGTAGAAATTGGCCTGACCAGTAAAGAATATCAACTGCTGGAAATGTTTATGCATAACCCAAACCGCACCCTCTCGCGCGATGATATTGCCGAGAAAGTTTGGGGCATTCAGTTTGATACCGGCACCAACTTTATTGATGTTTACGTAAATTATCTGCGCAAAAAAATAGAAAAGGGTTTTGATAGTAAGCTCATCCACACGGTTATCGGTATGGGCTACATCCTAAAAGAAGAAAAACGCGCATGA